DNA from Candidatus Hydrogenedentota bacterium:
GTCCTTCATTAGTATCTTGTAACGGGTTACGGTTGTTTCGGGGTGTTCCGTCAGAAAGGCGCCAATCATGCGACTCTTGTTGTTTTTGCTGGCAACCGGTCTTGCCGTTGTCCCTGCTTGGACGGAGGAACCGGCTCCGGCCTCCGCGCTGCCGGGCGCGCCGCAGCTCATCGAGATGATGGGGGACGTACTCGATGGTGTCGAGAGCGCTGCGCCGGTTGCGGAGACCGCCGCGGCCGGCGAACCGCTCGTGCTCGATGTGCGCCAATGCGTCCAGATGACCCTCGAACGCAATGCGCAGGTTTTTTCCACGGAGGCGGATGTGGCCGCGCGCGAGGCGCAGCATGGCCAGGCCAGGTCTCTGCGCTGGCCCCAGGTCAAAGGTCATGCGGGCTACACCTACGTCGACGGCATGCCCGTGGACCTGTACTCCTCCGGCGCGTTGAGTTTCATCGCGGGCTCGATCAGCGCCGAGAAGTATCAGGTGAACGCCGGATTCTCGCTGGAGCAGGTGCTCTATGCGGGCGGGCGCATTCAGGCCGCCGCACGCGCTTCGAAATACCTTGCGCGGTCCGAGGCGTGGAAACGCGAGGCGGCGCTTGCCGAACTGGAGTTCCAGGCGCGTCAGGGCTTTCACGACGCCCTGCTGGCGCGGGCGCTTGTTCTCGTGGCCGAGGAGAGCGTTGCGACTTTCGAGCGGCACTTGGCCGACGCGAGACAGATGTTGGAGGTCGGGCTGATCAGCGACTTCGAGGTGTTGCGCGCGCAGACGGAACTGGGCGCGCGCACGGCGGAACTCGAAACAGCGCGCGGCGCGGAACGTATCGCCGTTGTCAATCTGCTGCGCATTCTGGCCCTGCCCCAGAACACCGTGGTAGCCGTGAACGGCAAGATCGAGTGGGCGCCGCTCGATGCGCCGGTCGAAACGCTGGTCGAGGAGGCGCGCGCGAACCGGCCCGAACTGCGGGCGCTCGCGTTCGGCATCGAGGCGGCGCGGCAGCAG
Protein-coding regions in this window:
- a CDS encoding TolC family protein; amino-acid sequence: MRLLLFLLATGLAVVPAWTEEPAPASALPGAPQLIEMMGDVLDGVESAAPVAETAAAGEPLVLDVRQCVQMTLERNAQVFSTEADVAAREAQHGQARSLRWPQVKGHAGYTYVDGMPVDLYSSGALSFIAGSISAEKYQVNAGFSLEQVLYAGGRIQAAARASKYLARSEAWKREAALAELEFQARQGFHDALLARALVLVAEESVATFERHLADARQMLEVGLISDFEVLRAQTELGARTAELETARGAERIAVVNLLRILALPQNTVVAVNGKIEWAPLDAPVETLVEEARANRPELRALAFGIEAARQQVAVKKAGYKPSAGARVMWEQVEGGTSIIPEGWTFNVGLEWELMAGGRRKYEVAEANAQLTSLEYQREDVDRLVELDVRQAFLRVQEAIAKIRAEKGTVALGLEGLRMAQLRFQEGVGTQVETLDAELALTSARTQLVRALRDYAVAAAALDKALGRTWSARERPGVDQE